A single region of the Arthrobacter sp. V1I7 genome encodes:
- the bcp gene encoding thioredoxin-dependent thiol peroxidase, with amino-acid sequence MSQNVTVKLQPGTPAPDFTLPDAGGRSVSLADYRGKNVIVYFYPQAATPGCTTEACDFRDSLSSLQGSGYEVLGISPDAPAALAGFTGDFALTFPLLADEDHAVALAYGAWGEKLVDGEVTEGIVRSTVVLDPEGKVKLTQYQVKAQGHVAALRQELGV; translated from the coding sequence ATGAGCCAGAATGTCACCGTAAAGCTTCAGCCCGGCACACCCGCACCGGACTTCACCCTGCCGGACGCGGGTGGCCGGTCAGTGTCCCTCGCCGATTACCGCGGCAAGAACGTCATCGTGTACTTCTACCCGCAGGCCGCAACGCCGGGTTGCACCACCGAGGCCTGCGATTTCCGCGACAGCCTCTCTTCCTTGCAGGGCTCCGGCTATGAGGTACTCGGAATCTCCCCTGACGCCCCCGCAGCCCTCGCCGGGTTCACCGGCGACTTCGCCCTCACCTTCCCGCTCCTGGCCGACGAGGACCATGCCGTGGCCCTCGCCTACGGCGCCTGGGGCGAGAAGCTGGTCGACGGCGAGGTCACCGAGGGCATCGTCCGATCCACTGTCGTCCTCGACCCCGAGGGCAAGGTGAAGTTGACGCAGTACCAGGTGAAGGCCCAGGGCCATGTCGCGGCGCTCAGGCAGGAACTCGGCGTCTAG
- a CDS encoding phosphotransferase, producing MNWHPPLSTYTDEAGTVWRVHRAWHDKKPGEYVLEVVTPGQPGVRGAHLSSGRFRLLPEDDPELPALRAEREHGEIIAYRPYMRAIIRADGRYIKIFRPGSAVVPAERCTQMDDLLDAGAFTAPEVLQSSPDTLVFKALSGPTLGEVGEDHVTVGEAAFAGMWAEWSDAWLAQLAAASDATRRKVLGTLPVHSSEAEAADVARWLKRWLRHTEDVPALASQREALRATAEHITTNLLGTEPDPLGWAHGDLHDRQIIARNARSPFGLLDFDDAAQSEAARDLANLDVHLELRVRRNSLTPARYVKAHTAVLAVAEQLQVSPRRLEAYSDASWLRLACSSLPSRSNLATAVLDERAQRQSFGSPVLTGSRPVGSRS from the coding sequence ATGAACTGGCACCCGCCACTTTCCACCTACACCGATGAGGCTGGCACAGTCTGGCGCGTCCACCGGGCGTGGCACGACAAGAAACCCGGAGAGTATGTGCTGGAGGTCGTGACCCCGGGACAGCCCGGCGTCCGGGGAGCCCATCTCAGTTCCGGACGTTTCAGGCTTCTACCCGAAGACGACCCGGAACTGCCGGCCCTCCGGGCGGAAAGGGAGCACGGGGAAATCATCGCCTACCGGCCCTACATGCGGGCAATCATCCGGGCGGATGGCCGGTACATCAAGATCTTCCGGCCCGGCAGCGCCGTCGTCCCCGCGGAACGCTGCACCCAGATGGACGACCTGCTGGACGCGGGTGCCTTCACGGCGCCCGAGGTTCTGCAGAGCTCCCCGGACACCCTCGTCTTCAAGGCCCTCTCCGGACCGACGCTGGGTGAAGTCGGCGAGGACCACGTCACCGTCGGCGAAGCAGCATTTGCCGGCATGTGGGCGGAATGGTCCGACGCCTGGCTCGCCCAACTGGCCGCCGCGTCCGACGCCACCAGGCGGAAAGTCCTCGGCACCCTACCGGTCCATTCATCAGAGGCGGAAGCCGCTGACGTGGCCCGGTGGCTGAAACGATGGCTGCGCCACACGGAAGACGTACCGGCCCTGGCGTCCCAGCGCGAAGCCCTGCGCGCCACGGCAGAGCACATTACGACAAATCTGCTCGGCACAGAGCCGGACCCGCTGGGATGGGCCCACGGGGACCTCCACGACCGGCAGATCATCGCCCGCAACGCACGGTCACCGTTCGGGTTGCTGGACTTCGACGACGCAGCCCAGTCCGAGGCCGCACGTGATCTGGCCAACCTGGACGTCCACTTGGAACTCCGCGTGCGGCGGAACAGCCTGACGCCGGCGCGCTACGTCAAGGCCCACACGGCGGTACTCGCCGTCGCCGAGCAACTACAGGTCAGCCCCCGCCGGCTAGAGGCCTATTCGGACGCCAGCTGGCTCCGACTGGCGTGTTCTTCGCTCCCCTCGCGCTCAAACCTGGCAACCGCCGTTCTCGACGAACGAGCACAGCGCCAGTCCTTCGGATCCCCGGTTCTGACCGGCAGCCGGCCTGTCGGGTCGCGGAGCTGA
- a CDS encoding ABC transporter ATP-binding protein, whose protein sequence is MAAEVLFRLLEPWPLKIVIDAVSHSLGATLRRSPFSAEASTELLLLCAGAVVAISVARAVAGYFSAISFALVGTRVSSELRARTFRHLQSLSMRHHSHASTGDSVQRLVGDVSRLQEVAVTAGLPLIGNIVSLFAMMAIMVWLDPLIALVTSLAIGIFFLLSRRASGSITSAARKSRKGESALATTAAETLGAIREVQAYGLEDTISSSFSRSNQAALGSGVAALRLSAGLQRKTDVLTGIATAVVLAAGGWRVMQQAMTPGDLIVFLFYLKTGMRPLKDVARYTSRVARATASGERVADLLEAQTDLPEAPHAIALNCPHPDIVFDGVRAGHLDGATVLKGIDLTIPTGQHCALLGPSGAGKSTLASMILRMVDPSEGSVSLGGEDLRDVTIASVRSHVSILLQDSVLFGTTVRENIRFGRLDATDEEIEAVAALAEADSFIRALPEGYDTVLGESANDLSGGQRQRLAVARAMLRKAPVVILDEATAGLDPASRDSVLSALDQLTEGRTSITITHDINSAQSCDRVIWLEDGEIVEDGPPQSLLAAPDSRFAGWVRRQQTKQPDELFEVPT, encoded by the coding sequence ATGGCCGCGGAAGTCCTCTTCCGGCTTCTTGAGCCGTGGCCTTTGAAGATCGTCATCGACGCCGTCTCGCACTCGCTCGGCGCGACCCTGCGCCGGTCCCCCTTCAGTGCGGAGGCCAGCACAGAGCTGCTCCTCCTCTGCGCCGGCGCCGTGGTGGCCATCAGTGTGGCCCGGGCCGTCGCCGGCTACTTCTCGGCCATTTCGTTCGCCCTCGTGGGCACCCGGGTCTCGTCCGAGTTGCGCGCCCGGACCTTCCGGCATCTGCAGAGCCTATCGATGCGGCACCACAGCCACGCCTCCACAGGCGACTCGGTCCAGCGGCTCGTGGGGGACGTGTCGAGGCTGCAGGAAGTGGCTGTTACGGCCGGGCTCCCCCTCATCGGCAACATCGTGTCGCTGTTCGCCATGATGGCCATCATGGTCTGGCTCGATCCCTTGATCGCCCTCGTCACCTCCCTTGCGATCGGCATCTTCTTCCTGCTGTCCCGCAGGGCCTCCGGCTCGATCACATCCGCGGCCCGCAAGTCCCGCAAAGGCGAGAGCGCGCTGGCGACCACCGCGGCCGAGACCCTGGGGGCCATCCGGGAAGTCCAGGCGTACGGACTCGAAGACACCATCAGCTCCAGCTTCAGCCGCAGCAACCAGGCGGCACTCGGCTCCGGCGTCGCGGCGCTCCGGCTGTCCGCCGGCCTGCAACGGAAAACCGACGTGCTGACGGGAATCGCCACGGCGGTGGTCCTGGCCGCGGGAGGCTGGCGGGTGATGCAGCAGGCCATGACGCCCGGGGATCTCATCGTCTTCCTGTTCTACCTGAAGACCGGAATGCGGCCGCTCAAGGATGTGGCCAGGTACACCAGCCGCGTAGCCCGTGCCACCGCCTCCGGCGAGCGCGTGGCGGACCTGCTCGAGGCCCAGACCGACCTGCCCGAGGCCCCGCACGCAATCGCCCTGAACTGCCCGCATCCGGACATTGTGTTCGACGGCGTCCGGGCCGGCCACCTCGACGGAGCCACGGTGCTGAAGGGGATCGACCTGACCATACCGACGGGTCAACACTGCGCCCTGCTGGGGCCGTCCGGCGCCGGGAAGTCAACGCTGGCAAGCATGATCCTTCGGATGGTGGACCCATCGGAGGGGAGCGTCAGCCTGGGAGGCGAGGACCTGCGGGATGTGACGATCGCTTCGGTCCGTTCCCATGTCTCAATCCTGCTCCAGGATTCCGTGCTGTTCGGCACCACGGTCCGGGAGAACATCAGGTTCGGCCGCCTCGACGCCACCGACGAGGAGATCGAGGCGGTGGCGGCCCTGGCCGAGGCCGACAGTTTCATCCGCGCCCTGCCTGAAGGCTACGATACGGTCCTCGGCGAGTCCGCCAACGATCTATCCGGGGGTCAGCGACAGCGGCTGGCCGTCGCCCGCGCCATGCTCCGGAAGGCACCCGTAGTGATTCTGGACGAGGCCACCGCCGGCCTGGACCCGGCCTCCCGCGATTCAGTCCTCAGCGCCCTCGATCAACTCACCGAGGGCCGGACCTCCATCACGATCACCCACGACATCAACTCGGCCCAGTCGTGCGACCGGGTGATCTGGCTCGAAGACGGCGAAATCGTCGAAGACGGCCCGCCGCAGTCGCTGCTGGCCGCTCCCGACTCCCGCTTCGCCGGGTGGGTCCGGCGGCAGCAGACCAAGCAGCCGGATGAACTCTTCGAGGTGCCAACATGA
- a CDS encoding cell wall metabolism sensor histidine kinase WalK yields the protein MTATLSRLRESARAARATPPAPPPGGNLDKQGWSARAHSVRFRVVAAMLLMMLAGLVVAGLISFAVQFQDSDARVDQALLDKAHAVVKLVPSKDRSEREALERGLHEAAEDIEPRSNEVMAGITDGKVKWTVDGSSEENLLNEDRHPAAVALTGAPDAAFGDFAAQGRPFRAVVVPVKGAPGPVTYLLVGRDTGDLQEQLVSSIHTYVLVAAGTLLAAAILGGTVAGRLLYPLRRLREATQVVSPEDMTKRVEVRNGADDVTLLMKTFNTMLERLDEGAQEQQKFLDDAGHELRTPLTILRGHLELVSVDDPADVTATRDMLLEEVDRMQRLVDDLLLLANAGRPDFLRKQPVRFPEFLHQVMEKVHVLADRHWQLDETADSVLDADPQRLTQALVQLAANAVKYTGPSSTIALGSRVERSTAPDGSPLPGSDTLLLWVRDTGTGIAAEDQRRIFERFGRAHPGRGQEGSGLGLAIVSAIAETHGGTAGVESEYGEGSRFMIRIPLQSVGARL from the coding sequence GTGACCGCCACCCTTAGCCGACTGCGTGAAAGCGCCAGGGCCGCGCGGGCCACACCGCCTGCTCCTCCCCCCGGCGGCAACCTGGACAAGCAGGGGTGGAGCGCCAGGGCACACTCGGTGCGCTTCCGCGTGGTGGCGGCCATGCTGCTCATGATGCTCGCAGGCCTGGTGGTTGCGGGACTCATCAGTTTCGCTGTCCAGTTCCAGGATTCCGACGCCCGGGTGGACCAGGCCCTCCTGGACAAGGCCCACGCCGTGGTTAAACTGGTGCCGAGCAAGGACCGGTCGGAGCGGGAAGCCCTCGAGCGCGGGCTCCACGAGGCTGCCGAGGACATCGAACCGCGCAGCAACGAGGTGATGGCCGGCATCACCGACGGCAAGGTCAAGTGGACGGTCGACGGCAGCTCCGAAGAGAACCTCCTCAACGAGGACAGGCACCCCGCAGCCGTGGCCCTGACCGGTGCTCCCGACGCCGCGTTCGGTGACTTCGCCGCCCAAGGGCGGCCCTTCCGGGCCGTCGTCGTGCCGGTGAAGGGGGCGCCCGGCCCGGTGACCTATCTGTTGGTCGGGCGGGACACCGGGGACCTTCAGGAACAGCTCGTGTCCTCAATCCACACCTACGTCCTGGTGGCCGCCGGTACACTGCTCGCCGCCGCCATCCTCGGGGGCACGGTGGCCGGCAGGCTGCTATACCCCTTGCGCCGTCTCCGCGAAGCCACCCAGGTAGTCAGCCCGGAGGACATGACCAAGCGGGTGGAGGTCCGTAACGGCGCGGACGACGTCACGCTGCTCATGAAAACCTTTAACACCATGCTGGAAAGACTCGACGAGGGCGCGCAGGAGCAACAGAAGTTCCTCGACGACGCCGGCCATGAGCTGCGGACTCCGCTGACGATTCTGCGCGGACACCTCGAACTCGTGTCCGTGGACGACCCCGCCGACGTGACGGCCACGCGGGACATGCTCCTCGAAGAGGTGGACCGGATGCAGCGGCTCGTGGACGACCTGCTCCTGCTGGCCAACGCCGGGCGTCCCGATTTCCTCAGGAAGCAGCCGGTCCGGTTCCCCGAATTCCTGCATCAGGTGATGGAGAAGGTCCACGTCCTCGCGGACCGCCATTGGCAGCTGGACGAGACGGCCGATTCGGTGCTGGATGCCGACCCGCAGCGGCTCACCCAGGCCCTCGTCCAACTGGCGGCCAACGCGGTCAAATACACCGGGCCGTCCTCCACGATCGCCCTCGGCAGCCGGGTAGAGCGCTCGACGGCGCCGGACGGCTCGCCGCTGCCGGGTTCGGACACCCTGCTGCTGTGGGTGCGGGACACCGGAACCGGGATCGCTGCGGAGGACCAGCGGCGGATCTTCGAGCGGTTCGGCCGGGCCCACCCCGGCCGCGGACAGGAGGGATCCGGGCTGGGCCTGGCAATCGTCTCCGCCATCGCCGAAACGCACGGCGGGACCGCCGGCGTCGAATCCGAATACGGCGAAGGGTCCCGCTTTATGATCCGGATCCCGCTGCAGTCAGTCGGCGCACGGCTCTGA
- a CDS encoding glycosyltransferase, producing MIGDGPGREDLERLAATLGVEAEFTGAVPPDAVSGLLDRADAAAAPYPAGVVGQDDYFSPLKVYEYMAAALPIIASAVGQIPSILEPGRTGILVPPGEPAAVAEALTRLAADPALRERLGSSARADAAQRFSWDGVLARITRSLPPVRRVVA from the coding sequence GTGATCGGGGACGGCCCCGGCCGCGAGGACCTCGAACGGCTTGCCGCAACACTCGGCGTGGAGGCCGAATTCACCGGCGCGGTGCCGCCCGACGCCGTGTCCGGGCTCCTGGACCGCGCCGACGCCGCCGCCGCACCCTACCCGGCCGGCGTCGTGGGCCAGGACGATTACTTCTCTCCGCTCAAGGTCTACGAATACATGGCGGCCGCGCTGCCCATCATCGCGAGCGCCGTGGGCCAGATCCCGTCCATCCTGGAGCCTGGGCGCACCGGGATCCTGGTGCCGCCCGGGGAGCCGGCAGCGGTGGCCGAGGCCCTCACCCGGCTCGCAGCGGATCCCGCCCTACGCGAACGGCTTGGCTCGTCCGCCCGCGCGGACGCCGCGCAGCGTTTTAGCTGGGACGGCGTGCTCGCGCGCATCACCCGTTCGCTGCCTCCTGTCCGGAGGGTCGTCGCCTAA
- a CDS encoding glycosyltransferase yields the protein MLPSEPGTAYVLKMYPRFSETFIVSEILAREAAGDRIEIFSLRPTTDSRFHSELARVQAPVTYIDRPIKTVALWECLQTAVAAGLAPALGRNLGDLAAAAADDAVQAINLATVLQGRNIRHMHVHFASGATTVARLASAIAGIPFSFTAHAVDIFHESVRDDDLQLKLEQAHHAVTISRFNLRYLRRRFPASTSRLHLVRNGLELERFPYRDPRPPGTTLRIAAVGRLVEKKGFQHLLPAAAELLERGVKLELRIAGTGMLAEELEAGIGQLRLQDNVHLLGPQTQDQIHELLDSADVFVAPCVVGADGNADGMPTVLLEAMATGVPCVSTSVTGIPEAIRNGSTGILVRPANPHALVGAVRTLASPGTDRVALARNARALVEEDYDVHRQAELLRSLSRPERQVA from the coding sequence GTGTTGCCGTCTGAGCCGGGGACGGCCTACGTCCTCAAGATGTATCCGCGCTTCTCCGAGACGTTCATCGTTTCGGAGATCCTGGCCCGCGAAGCCGCCGGAGACCGGATCGAGATCTTCTCCCTCCGTCCGACCACAGATTCCCGGTTCCATTCGGAACTCGCCCGGGTCCAGGCGCCGGTCACCTACATTGACCGGCCCATCAAAACTGTGGCCCTGTGGGAGTGCCTCCAAACGGCCGTCGCAGCCGGACTCGCGCCCGCCCTGGGCCGGAACCTTGGCGACCTCGCCGCCGCCGCCGCGGACGACGCCGTCCAGGCCATCAACCTGGCCACGGTCCTGCAGGGCCGGAACATCCGGCATATGCACGTCCACTTCGCCTCCGGTGCCACCACGGTGGCGCGGCTGGCATCTGCCATCGCCGGCATCCCGTTTTCCTTCACCGCGCACGCGGTGGACATCTTCCATGAGTCTGTCCGCGACGACGACCTCCAGCTGAAGCTCGAACAGGCCCACCATGCCGTGACCATCAGCCGCTTTAACCTGCGCTACCTGCGCCGCCGCTTCCCCGCCTCCACGTCCCGGCTGCATCTGGTGCGAAACGGGCTGGAGCTGGAGCGATTCCCGTACCGGGATCCGCGCCCGCCCGGAACCACGCTGCGCATCGCCGCCGTGGGGCGCCTGGTGGAGAAGAAGGGGTTCCAGCATTTGCTGCCGGCCGCCGCCGAGCTCCTGGAACGCGGCGTCAAGCTGGAGCTGCGCATCGCCGGAACGGGCATGCTGGCCGAGGAGCTGGAGGCGGGCATCGGGCAGCTCCGGCTCCAGGACAACGTCCATCTGCTCGGGCCGCAGACCCAGGATCAGATCCACGAACTGCTCGACTCCGCCGATGTCTTCGTTGCCCCCTGCGTCGTCGGCGCCGACGGCAACGCGGACGGCATGCCCACCGTGCTGCTGGAAGCCATGGCCACGGGAGTCCCCTGCGTCAGCACGTCGGTCACCGGGATTCCGGAAGCAATCCGCAACGGCTCCACCGGGATCCTCGTCCGGCCCGCAAATCCCCATGCGCTGGTCGGGGCCGTCCGTACCCTCGCTTCGCCCGGCACCGACCGGGTGGCCCTGGCCCGCAATGCCCGCGCCCTGGTCGAGGAGGACTACGACGTCCACCGCCAGGCCGAACTCCTCAGGTCCCTCTCCCGCCCGGAGAGGCAAGTCGCATGA
- a CDS encoding aminoglycoside phosphotransferase family protein produces the protein MSTALQGQGQEGQGQAGQGQAGQRLDAQRREADRALAARDSRIPALNWVLDDELLSELLGESVRITRTRYKPGTSVLVAFRRGTGDGAETFGWASTTTAEHVGKLQRRAASSQGHGVGIRLIQPDQLDPGAVVAVGRIEEDWPLRANLRWLRDHGLGRLGALGAPGAAPEHFLASPASVLRYNPERRLVVRVPSGTRSVVVRTAAQPDEEAAGLRLRQRLASHGVPVLPELADAECARHGISASPGWGDGDLSGWNNDAAAFRAGEALAMLHRIQPGPDADPAEEVGSLVRQLAATRSMIAQLLPGLEAPLSALANRLLAKTCTTGPRGLQSVLVHGDFSADQILVDGAAVRIIDFDRVRTADPAMDLGSFAAVQEIAGPAETGALAGAQAGGRKTAQLIDGYRQAGGRVSQTGVDTWAAFRLFLNSVDPFRNRASDWPADTNWHIRRALELIA, from the coding sequence ATGAGCACCGCGCTGCAAGGGCAGGGTCAGGAAGGGCAAGGTCAGGCAGGGCAAGGTCAGGCAGGGCAACGACTGGACGCGCAGCGGCGGGAAGCGGACCGCGCCCTGGCCGCCCGGGACTCCCGGATCCCGGCACTGAACTGGGTACTCGACGACGAGCTGCTCTCGGAACTGCTCGGCGAAAGCGTCCGAATCACCAGGACTCGCTACAAGCCCGGAACGTCGGTTCTCGTCGCCTTCCGCCGCGGCACCGGCGACGGGGCCGAGACGTTCGGCTGGGCCTCAACCACAACCGCCGAGCACGTCGGGAAACTGCAGCGGAGGGCGGCAAGCTCGCAGGGACACGGCGTCGGAATCCGGTTGATCCAGCCCGACCAGCTCGACCCGGGCGCCGTCGTCGCGGTCGGCCGCATCGAGGAGGACTGGCCGTTGCGCGCGAACCTGCGCTGGCTCCGGGACCACGGCCTCGGACGGCTCGGAGCGCTCGGAGCTCCCGGAGCGGCACCGGAGCACTTTCTGGCCTCCCCCGCCAGCGTGCTGCGATACAACCCGGAGCGCAGGCTCGTGGTCAGGGTTCCCTCCGGTACCCGTTCCGTCGTCGTCAGAACCGCCGCGCAACCGGACGAAGAGGCCGCGGGACTCCGGCTGCGGCAGCGGCTGGCGAGCCACGGCGTCCCGGTCCTTCCCGAACTCGCCGACGCCGAATGCGCCCGGCACGGCATCAGCGCCTCCCCCGGCTGGGGCGATGGGGACCTCAGCGGCTGGAACAACGATGCGGCCGCCTTCCGGGCAGGCGAAGCGCTGGCGATGCTCCATCGCATCCAGCCAGGACCCGACGCCGATCCTGCGGAGGAAGTAGGAAGCCTGGTCCGCCAGCTCGCCGCCACACGGTCGATGATCGCCCAGTTGCTCCCGGGGCTCGAGGCGCCGCTAAGCGCACTCGCCAACCGGCTCCTGGCAAAAACGTGCACCACCGGCCCTCGCGGGCTGCAAAGCGTGCTGGTCCATGGGGACTTCTCGGCGGACCAGATCTTGGTCGATGGTGCGGCCGTCCGCATCATCGATTTTGACCGCGTCAGGACCGCCGACCCGGCGATGGACCTCGGGTCCTTCGCCGCCGTACAGGAAATTGCCGGTCCTGCCGAGACAGGCGCTTTGGCAGGAGCCCAGGCAGGGGGACGCAAGACGGCCCAGCTGATCGACGGCTACCGCCAGGCCGGCGGCCGCGTATCGCAGACCGGAGTGGATACCTGGGCTGCGTTCCGGCTGTTCCTGAACAGCGTGGACCCGTTCAGAAACCGGGCCAGCGACTGGCCGGCCGACACCAACTGGCACATCCGCCGAGCCTTGGAGTTGATCGCATGA
- a CDS encoding glycosyltransferase family protein, with protein MTVQPLRIVLYSHDSVGLGHVRRNLVLAHALANQLPGLTGRPVTGILITGTSHAPGFPAPEGWDWVLLPGVGKSPEGYLPRNLSLPMAELVSLRSRLLHGVLAGFRPDLVIVDRHATGVHRELESALRHARADSPVRVVLGLREVLDAPEPAFSEWARFGGARVVKSLFDAIWVYGDPAIHDPVASGEIPFSLRKLIRYTGYLAAGRPSVSGTSRMDGPYVMTTVGGGSDGHALARLAVAAPVPAGLGHLVVAGPQMPAEAFQDLIRHARPGVKVVPALDDVVFHLRHAAAVVAMGGYNTVCEIMSTSVPALIVPRTESRAEQRIRASSLAEAGYLEQHEIGTLTPEILAGWLASRLGTTVDRRRAVLDGLIRVPQLAAGLLQTAVAAGVAADEAETNVVEVPAAAKGSAARVAV; from the coding sequence ATGACCGTGCAGCCACTGCGGATAGTGCTTTACTCACATGATTCCGTGGGCTTAGGCCATGTGCGACGCAACCTGGTGCTGGCCCACGCGCTCGCCAACCAGCTCCCGGGGCTGACCGGCCGCCCCGTCACCGGCATCCTCATCACCGGCACCTCGCATGCCCCCGGGTTCCCGGCCCCGGAGGGCTGGGACTGGGTGCTGCTGCCCGGCGTCGGGAAAAGTCCCGAGGGCTACCTGCCCCGGAACCTCAGCCTGCCCATGGCCGAGCTCGTGTCCCTGCGCTCACGGCTATTGCACGGGGTGCTGGCCGGCTTCCGCCCCGACCTGGTGATTGTGGACCGTCATGCCACCGGAGTGCACCGGGAACTGGAAAGCGCCCTCCGGCACGCCCGCGCCGACAGCCCCGTGCGCGTCGTGCTGGGCCTGCGCGAAGTCCTCGACGCCCCGGAGCCCGCCTTCAGCGAATGGGCCCGCTTCGGCGGAGCCCGGGTGGTCAAGTCGCTCTTCGACGCGATCTGGGTCTACGGCGACCCTGCCATCCACGACCCGGTGGCGTCCGGCGAGATCCCGTTCTCGCTGCGCAAGCTCATCCGGTACACCGGGTATCTGGCCGCCGGGCGTCCTTCGGTCTCCGGCACCAGCCGGATGGACGGCCCCTACGTGATGACCACGGTGGGCGGCGGCTCTGACGGCCACGCCCTGGCGCGGCTCGCCGTCGCGGCGCCGGTTCCCGCCGGGCTGGGCCACCTGGTTGTGGCTGGCCCCCAGATGCCCGCCGAGGCGTTCCAGGACCTCATCCGCCACGCCCGCCCCGGGGTCAAGGTGGTCCCGGCCCTGGACGACGTCGTCTTCCATCTCCGTCACGCGGCCGCTGTAGTCGCAATGGGCGGGTACAATACGGTCTGCGAGATCATGAGCACCAGTGTCCCCGCCCTCATTGTCCCCCGCACCGAGTCGCGGGCCGAGCAGCGCATCCGGGCCAGCTCCCTCGCCGAGGCCGGCTATCTGGAACAGCACGAGATCGGCACGCTGACGCCGGAGATTCTGGCTGGCTGGCTGGCCTCGCGGCTCGGCACAACGGTGGACCGGCGGCGGGCGGTCCTGGACGGGCTGATCCGCGTTCCGCAGTTGGCCGCCGGGCTGCTGCAGACCGCCGTCGCCGCCGGCGTCGCGGCGGACGAAGCGGAGACCAACGTCGTCGAGGTGCCCGCAGCGGCGAAGGGAAGTGCCGCCCGTGTTGCCGTCTGA
- a CDS encoding phosphotransferase, translating into MGWHPPVPAAILDVEDTRWQVIRSWPGQTAEDYVLELLAPDRPGVRAAHLRSGQLELLPAGRDRRLPGLKHVAKHGEVVVHRAHHRAVVRAGDQYAKLFRLRQAAGAASRHAWMNELLGPEDFRTPDIVSYTPGCLTLTSLPGRSLFDLGRDAAVSEAVFEKAWQKWAEGWVRQQSLARALPQRLTLEALPPRSAAVELANLRRIVNLWLLHAHDVPGAEAQRSGVRAAATQVAQELLGSEADPLVWSHGDLHDKQIFVDSADDSLGLLDFDESGRAEAAADLANLAMHLQLRLRQQRLSDQRYQTASRQVIAAAEELRVSPARFDAYAGASRLRLGCLYSFRPQWAAQAEDFLYPPAVPEGALSSAGSSPGKI; encoded by the coding sequence ATGGGCTGGCACCCGCCCGTCCCCGCCGCCATTCTGGATGTGGAAGACACCCGTTGGCAGGTCATCAGGTCCTGGCCCGGCCAGACCGCGGAGGACTACGTCCTGGAGCTTCTGGCTCCGGACCGGCCAGGCGTCCGGGCAGCCCACCTCCGGTCGGGGCAGCTGGAGCTGCTGCCGGCGGGCCGTGACCGGCGCCTTCCCGGGCTAAAGCACGTGGCGAAGCATGGTGAAGTGGTGGTGCACCGGGCTCACCACCGCGCGGTGGTCCGGGCCGGGGACCAGTATGCCAAGCTCTTCCGTCTCCGCCAGGCCGCCGGCGCAGCCAGCAGGCACGCCTGGATGAACGAACTTCTGGGCCCCGAGGACTTCCGCACTCCGGACATAGTCTCCTACACGCCGGGTTGCCTCACCCTCACCAGCCTGCCCGGGCGTTCCCTGTTCGATCTGGGAAGGGATGCTGCGGTCAGTGAGGCCGTGTTCGAGAAGGCCTGGCAAAAGTGGGCCGAGGGCTGGGTCCGGCAGCAGTCCCTGGCCCGGGCTCTCCCGCAGCGTCTCACCCTCGAGGCGCTCCCGCCCCGGAGCGCCGCCGTCGAACTGGCGAATCTGCGGCGCATCGTGAACTTGTGGCTCCTGCACGCCCACGACGTTCCTGGGGCCGAAGCGCAGCGTTCCGGCGTCCGCGCGGCCGCTACGCAGGTCGCCCAAGAGCTGCTGGGGAGCGAAGCTGATCCCTTGGTGTGGTCTCACGGGGACCTTCACGACAAGCAGATCTTCGTTGATAGCGCCGATGATTCGCTGGGGCTGCTGGATTTCGACGAGTCCGGGCGGGCCGAGGCCGCCGCAGACCTGGCAAACCTGGCCATGCACCTTCAGCTGCGCCTGCGGCAACAGCGCCTGAGCGACCAGCGGTACCAGACCGCCAGCCGGCAGGTCATCGCGGCGGCCGAGGAACTGCGAGTGAGCCCGGCGCGCTTCGATGCCTACGCCGGCGCCAGCCGCCTGCGGCTGGGCTGCCTCTATTCCTTCCGGCCCCAGTGGGCTGCCCAGGCCGAGGACTTCCTATATCCACCGGCCGTCCCTGAAGGGGCCTTATCTTCCGCCGGCAGCTCCCCGGGCAAGATCTGA